In a genomic window of Methanosarcina horonobensis HB-1 = JCM 15518:
- a CDS encoding flavin reductase family protein has translation MEAGEKKAIGARNFLYPMPTTLVGADVKGKPNYLTVAFCGIVQAGPPMIAVTLGKMHYTNEGIRENKCFSVNIPSRHMLEATDYCGIVSGKKTDKSGIFETFYGRLEKAPMIRECPVNLECRLVDTLDFGGTNEVFIGEIVESYAEEKYLCNGIPDIEKIEPIVFSMYDNNYWGIGEHLGKAWCAGKKFSQNINEDRNESNR, from the coding sequence AGAAAAAAGCTATCGGAGCCAGAAATTTCCTTTACCCTATGCCCACTACCCTTGTAGGAGCCGATGTGAAAGGAAAGCCAAACTACCTGACAGTTGCTTTTTGCGGAATCGTTCAGGCAGGTCCCCCAATGATTGCGGTTACTCTGGGGAAAATGCACTATACAAATGAAGGAATTAGGGAAAACAAATGTTTCAGCGTTAATATTCCTTCCAGACACATGCTTGAAGCTACGGATTATTGCGGCATAGTTTCCGGGAAAAAGACTGATAAATCGGGTATTTTTGAAACCTTCTACGGAAGGCTCGAAAAAGCTCCAATGATCCGGGAGTGCCCTGTAAACCTTGAATGCAGGCTGGTTGATACTCTGGACTTTGGCGGGACCAATGAGGTTTTCATTGGTGAGATAGTGGAAAGCTATGCAGAAGAAAAATACCTCTGTAATGGGATTCCTGATATAGAAAAGATCGAACCTATTGTCTTTTCAATGTACGACAACAACTACTGGGGAATTGGCGAGCATCTTGGTAAAGCCTGGTGTGCTGGAAAAAAATTCAGTCAGAATATTAATGA